One genomic region from Epinephelus fuscoguttatus linkage group LG8, E.fuscoguttatus.final_Chr_v1 encodes:
- the gem gene encoding GTP-binding protein GEM, with protein MLSSVRRHSLRLQTELHRWSICDPGSHLLTDSLLARVPACISRSKSCTSSTGESDVSRGSWSSSDSVISTDSAGEPLEPGGPYRVVLLGASGVGKTAFASIFAGAADSMDSDDCELCGDEVCEKEIEVDGEPATITLLDTWDAETDNEWAREHYMQTGDAYLLLYSVTDRASFLRASELRITLRRFRPAQHTPIILVGNKCDLVRRREVSVSEGRACAAVFDCKFIETSAAMQHNVWEAFHGIVRQLRLRRDSKEANKRRRHTSCSARRESLPMKAKRFLDKVVAKNNPSVAFWLKSKSCHDLSVL; from the exons ATGCTGTCCAGTGTGCGCCGGCACAGCCTCCGCCTGCAGACCGAGCTCCACCGGTGGAGCATCTGCGACCCGGGCAGCCACCTGCTCACAGACAGCCTCCTGGCCCGCGTCCCCGCCTGCATCTCTCGCTCCAAGTCCTGCACCAGCTCCACCGGGGAGTCGGACGTGAGCCGCGGGAGCTGGTCGTCCTCAGACTCGGTCATCTCCACCGACTCGGCCGGAGAGCCGTTAGAACCCGGGGGTCCCTATCGGGTGGTGCTTTTAGGGGCCAGCGGGGTCGGCAAGACGGCTTTTGCCAGCATCTTCGCAGGGGCAGCGGACAGCATGGACAGCGATGACTGTGAgctgtgtggag ATGAAGTGTGTGAAAAGGAAATTGAAGTGGACGGAGAGCCTGCAACCATAACTCTTCTCGACACATGGGATGCAGAG ACTGATAACGAATGGGCTCGGGAACACTACATGCAGACAGGTGATGCCTACCTGTTGCTGTACTCTGTGACCGACCGGGCCTCTTTCCTGCGAGCCTCCGAGCTCCGGATCACCCTTCGCCGATTCCGGCCTGCCCAGCACACACCGATCATCCTGGTGGGGAACAAATGTGACCTGGTGCGACGCAGAGAGGTGTCAGTCAGCG aGGGTCGTGcatgtgctgctgtgtttgacTGCAAGTTCATCGAAACCTCAGCCGCCATGCAGCACAACGTCTGGGAGGCTTTCCACGGAATAGTGCGACAGCTGCGTCTACGCAGAGACTCCAAGGAAGCCAACAAGCGTCGCAGGCACACAAGCTGTAGTGCACGCCGAGAGAGCCTCCCTATGAAGGCCAAACGCTTCCTGGACAAGGTGGTGGCAAAGAACAATCCCAGTGTGGCATTCTGGCTGAAATCAAAGTCCTGTCATGATCTCTCTGTGCTGTAG